A genomic stretch from Halalkalibacillus sediminis includes:
- a CDS encoding protein-glutamine gamma-glutamyltransferase codes for MIQISGRPFEPGELGELDRIDNAILQRMNDSPVVYTYDSAGELYFEIRLRKSIMDSSEMMNRSRMKFATFKETRGNTNYWHVTEIGGFQLQPGVKPSDAIQDFYNNSAMYAFECAGAIIIIYYHAVLKVIGEQFFNELFPDLYIYSWHSDTDLGLTNTYTDHILPGDVVYFDNPDFDPDTPEWRGENAVTMLDGYFFGHGLGILRAEQIINRLNRLRRRGATQSAYLKDLVVKPSYKHLAKFSNLSRTYNPYKWNVVVIPHNEDSIPYDQYRFYLSHVFQS; via the coding sequence ATGATTCAAATTTCAGGAAGACCCTTTGAACCAGGTGAACTGGGAGAATTAGATCGAATTGATAACGCAATTCTTCAAAGGATGAATGATTCGCCTGTCGTTTATACTTATGATTCTGCTGGGGAGTTATATTTCGAGATCAGACTCCGAAAAAGTATCATGGATAGTTCTGAAATGATGAATCGTAGCCGAATGAAATTCGCTACATTCAAAGAGACTAGAGGAAATACAAATTACTGGCACGTAACGGAGATTGGTGGGTTTCAACTTCAACCGGGAGTGAAGCCATCGGATGCTATTCAAGACTTTTACAATAACAGTGCGATGTATGCATTTGAATGCGCAGGAGCAATCATCATCATCTACTACCACGCTGTGTTGAAAGTAATCGGAGAGCAATTTTTTAACGAACTATTTCCAGATCTTTATATTTACAGCTGGCATTCAGATACGGATCTTGGATTGACGAACACTTATACGGACCACATTTTACCTGGTGACGTCGTATATTTTGATAATCCAGACTTTGACCCTGATACTCCAGAGTGGAGAGGGGAAAACGCTGTAACAATGCTTGACGGCTATTTTTTTGGGCATGGGTTGGGTATTTTAAGAGCGGAACAAATCATTAACAGATTGAACCGATTAAGAAGAAGAGGTGCTACCCAATCAGCATATTTAAAGGATCTAGTCGTAAAACCTTCGTATAAACATTTGGCAAAATTCTCGAACTTGTCCCGTACCTATAATCCTTACAAGTGGAATGTAGTTGTTATTCCTCATAATGAAGACTCAATACCTTATGATCAATATCGGTTTTATTTAAGTCATGTTTTTCAGAGTTAA
- a CDS encoding F510_1955 family glycosylhydrolase, which produces MKKQLLIIIGITFLFVLVGCSTDNKEETTEEDTTDTQESSDSADSDDEEKAAELSDIGGKELEGDLSHAHGMGYEENGERILFGTHIGLRYFEDGTWYEVTENQNDFMGFTVFDEGFYTSGHPSAQSDLPNPIGIQKSVDGAQNLESIDFVGETDFHFLTVGYKSHDLLLYNPDKNSKLDQGFHISQDEGESWKKVDASGLEGDYMEIALHPVDSNLVAVSTTQGVYLSQDGGNEFDLLSDGGQGIGVFFSEDTLYYSTYSGNANFIAYDLEADNREELNLPQLNQDAPLFISQNPQNEEEFAIYTIEDQAYISEDGTDSWKQILKDGSVQ; this is translated from the coding sequence ATGAAAAAACAACTTTTAATCATAATAGGAATTACATTTTTATTTGTGTTAGTCGGTTGTTCAACTGATAACAAAGAAGAAACAACTGAAGAAGATACTACTGACACTCAGGAATCATCCGACAGTGCCGATAGTGATGATGAAGAGAAAGCAGCCGAACTTAGTGATATCGGTGGTAAAGAACTTGAAGGCGATCTATCTCATGCCCATGGAATGGGGTATGAGGAAAATGGTGAACGCATACTGTTTGGTACTCATATCGGACTTCGGTATTTCGAAGACGGAACTTGGTATGAAGTGACAGAAAACCAGAATGATTTCATGGGTTTCACTGTTTTTGATGAAGGGTTTTATACTTCCGGGCATCCTAGCGCCCAATCAGATCTACCAAACCCAATCGGTATTCAGAAAAGTGTAGATGGCGCACAAAATCTAGAAAGTATTGATTTCGTTGGGGAAACGGATTTTCATTTTCTAACTGTTGGCTATAAAAGTCATGACTTGCTCTTATACAACCCTGATAAAAACTCCAAGCTGGATCAAGGTTTCCACATCAGTCAAGATGAGGGTGAAAGTTGGAAAAAGGTTGATGCATCTGGCCTAGAAGGGGACTATATGGAAATTGCACTACACCCTGTGGACTCCAATTTGGTAGCTGTAAGTACGACACAAGGAGTATATTTATCACAAGATGGTGGAAACGAATTCGACTTATTGAGTGATGGGGGACAAGGTATCGGTGTATTCTTCAGTGAGGATACTTTGTACTACTCTACCTATAGTGGAAATGCCAACTTCATTGCATATGATCTTGAAGCGGATAATCGCGAGGAATTGAATCTACCTCAATTAAACCAAGACGCGCCTCTTTTCATAAGTCAAAATCCTCAGAATGAAGAAGAGTTTGCAATTTATACAATTGAAGACCAAGCTTATATCTCTGAAGATGGGACAGATAGTTGGAAGCAAATTTTAAAAGATGGAAGCGTTCAATAA
- a CDS encoding excisionase family DNA-binding protein: MYLTIKETAEYLELPEAYVEKLIVQGKIRSIHDGERFLVNKSQFDSYFDQMEKYREMIQEYLNESIPEDPDVKDED, encoded by the coding sequence ATGTATCTAACAATCAAAGAAACTGCAGAATATCTTGAATTACCTGAAGCCTATGTGGAGAAGTTGATTGTACAAGGAAAAATTAGAAGCATCCATGATGGTGAACGGTTTTTGGTGAATAAGAGTCAGTTCGATTCTTATTTTGATCAAATGGAAAAATATCGAGAAATGATCCAGGAATATCTGAATGAATCGATACCAGAAGATCCTGATGTGAAAGATGAAGATTGA
- a CDS encoding class I SAM-dependent methyltransferase, giving the protein MSNKWDENFSDDDYVYGTEPNEFIKEYSEMIPANSEVGCFAEGEGRNAIHLAKLGHRVTSFDNSEVGLEKTKKLAAMNDVEVLTHKVDLTKEKVEENSFDAAIMVFGHVSKEDQDYLMKNMFDSVKKGGHIFIEVYSEEQVDYGTGGPKTKEMLYRPVDIMRWTSSFKRLHFYSGEAERVEGKRHDGLGHVIQVVARK; this is encoded by the coding sequence TTGTCAAATAAATGGGATGAAAATTTCTCGGATGATGATTATGTTTATGGAACAGAACCCAATGAATTTATTAAAGAATATAGCGAAATGATTCCAGCAAATTCAGAGGTAGGTTGCTTTGCTGAAGGTGAAGGGCGAAATGCTATTCATTTAGCGAAACTCGGGCATCGAGTCACTTCCTTTGATAATTCAGAGGTAGGTCTTGAAAAGACGAAAAAACTTGCTGCAATGAACGATGTTGAAGTTCTTACTCATAAAGTCGATTTGACGAAAGAGAAAGTGGAAGAGAATTCATTTGACGCTGCGATCATGGTTTTCGGTCATGTCTCAAAAGAGGATCAGGATTATTTAATGAAAAATATGTTCGATTCAGTTAAAAAAGGAGGACATATATTCATTGAGGTTTATTCTGAAGAACAGGTAGATTATGGAACAGGTGGGCCCAAAACAAAAGAGATGCTGTACCGACCGGTTGATATTATGCGCTGGACTTCATCATTTAAAAGACTGCACTTTTATTCAGGAGAAGCAGAGAGAGTAGAAGGAAAAAGACATGACGGGTTAGGTCATGTGATTCAGGTTGTTGCACGGAAATAG
- a CDS encoding BCCT family transporter: MRNTKKQPKGLTSFSSAVKTPTFVISLIIALIFLAFGVFYSEFPTYINETFNWVVEYLGWTFILGASLFVIITIYLIVSPIGEIKLGEDGEKPMYSTPAWFSMLFSAGMGIGLLFWGVSEPINHYDWPPMGEAGTEGAVHLALQYSFFHWGLHPWAVYAIVALALAYFSYRRDLPMLMSSTLEPLLGRDNLNGGIGNTVNIIAVISTLFGISTSLGFGVMQIGGGFTQLFGIPNNEFLWLIIIAVVTTLAILSTTSGIDRGIKWLSQGNLIIAGSLMLFVLILGPTLFIFESFTHATGAYFQNLFSMSFGIDAAGENTEGWYDTWTIFYWAWWISWAPFVGTFIARVSRGRTIRSFAIGVLLVPTGVSMVWFAVFGGAALYEEHFVQGSSILESVLEDEAQGFFALLNLFPFSSVLIIIAMISLTVFFITSSDSGTYVIGMLTSKGNMNPPVGLRIIWGIIEGGFAAVLLLAGGLGALQTSAVTGGFPFMVIMFVMIFCLILALQRELKAGSLPHERARIYKALGDLQEERKIRQNTVQETTNHEKKNEDQK; encoded by the coding sequence ATGAGAAACACAAAGAAACAGCCTAAGGGTCTCACATCATTTTCATCAGCGGTTAAAACACCAACATTCGTCATCTCATTGATTATTGCATTAATCTTTCTTGCATTTGGTGTTTTCTATTCTGAATTTCCAACATATATAAATGAGACATTCAATTGGGTAGTAGAGTACTTAGGTTGGACTTTCATACTTGGGGCCAGTTTATTTGTTATCATTACCATTTACTTGATCGTAAGCCCGATTGGGGAAATCAAGTTAGGTGAAGACGGAGAAAAACCGATGTATTCCACTCCGGCATGGTTCTCTATGTTATTCAGTGCTGGTATGGGTATTGGTCTATTGTTCTGGGGTGTTTCAGAACCAATCAACCACTATGATTGGCCGCCTATGGGAGAGGCAGGAACTGAAGGTGCAGTTCATTTGGCTTTACAATATTCATTCTTCCACTGGGGATTACATCCGTGGGCCGTATATGCAATTGTTGCTTTAGCACTAGCATATTTCAGTTATCGTAGAGATTTACCGATGCTTATGAGTTCAACTCTTGAACCATTATTAGGTAGAGACAATTTGAATGGTGGTATAGGTAATACAGTAAACATCATCGCTGTTATTTCAACACTATTCGGAATCTCAACTTCACTAGGATTTGGTGTTATGCAAATTGGTGGAGGTTTCACTCAGTTATTCGGGATTCCAAATAATGAGTTCTTATGGTTGATTATTATTGCTGTTGTTACAACATTAGCTATTCTGTCAACCACCTCCGGTATTGATCGAGGAATTAAATGGCTAAGTCAAGGGAACTTGATCATCGCCGGGTCGCTTATGTTGTTTGTTTTAATTTTAGGACCAACATTATTTATTTTCGAATCATTCACTCATGCTACAGGAGCTTACTTCCAAAATCTTTTCTCGATGTCGTTCGGAATTGATGCTGCAGGAGAGAATACAGAGGGTTGGTATGACACTTGGACAATCTTCTATTGGGCTTGGTGGATTTCATGGGCACCGTTCGTTGGAACGTTTATCGCGCGTGTATCTAGAGGACGTACCATTCGAAGCTTTGCAATAGGTGTACTTCTAGTACCGACCGGTGTAAGTATGGTTTGGTTTGCTGTATTCGGTGGAGCTGCACTATATGAGGAGCATTTCGTACAAGGAAGCAGTATCTTAGAATCCGTTTTAGAAGATGAAGCACAAGGTTTCTTTGCTCTACTGAATCTCTTCCCATTCTCTAGTGTTCTCATTATAATTGCCATGATTTCACTGACTGTATTCTTTATTACATCTTCCGACTCTGGAACGTATGTAATTGGTATGTTAACATCTAAAGGTAATATGAACCCTCCAGTAGGTTTACGTATTATCTGGGGTATTATCGAAGGCGGATTCGCTGCCGTATTGTTACTAGCAGGCGGACTCGGCGCCCTCCAGACCTCAGCAGTTACAGGTGGTTTTCCATTCATGGTCATTATGTTCGTAATGATATTCTGTCTGATCTTAGCTCTACAGCGAGAACTCAAGGCAGGTTCATTACCACATGAACGGGCTCGTATTTATAAAGCACTTGGTGACTTACAAGAAGAACGCAAGATAAGACAAAACACCGTACAAGAGACAACAAATCATGAGAAAAAGAATGAAGATCAAAAATAA
- a CDS encoding NUDIX hydrolase: protein MNRVEILEKINNHQPSILGLKNARNYSILLPLAEKNEELHIVFEIRSKDMRRQPGEVCFPGGKVDKEDQREEDTAIRELSEELGIGWNQISDLQSIGVLVSPFGMKVHAHVGFIEDMSPLELNPAEVEDIFTVPLNHFLKTDPEVHYINFDVRPEDGFPYEDIANGESYQWQSMKYEEHFYYYNDQVIWGLTARIIRDFIDLIK, encoded by the coding sequence ATGAATAGAGTTGAAATTCTTGAAAAGATAAACAATCACCAGCCTTCCATATTAGGATTAAAAAATGCACGTAACTATTCTATTTTACTCCCCCTAGCAGAAAAAAACGAAGAGCTTCACATCGTCTTTGAAATTCGATCTAAAGATATGCGTAGGCAACCAGGAGAAGTTTGTTTTCCTGGTGGAAAAGTAGATAAGGAAGATCAACGCGAAGAAGACACCGCTATTCGAGAACTATCTGAAGAACTTGGAATCGGTTGGAATCAAATATCCGATTTACAATCTATTGGAGTATTGGTCTCACCCTTCGGAATGAAGGTTCATGCCCATGTGGGTTTTATCGAAGATATGAGTCCATTAGAACTTAATCCCGCCGAAGTCGAAGATATTTTTACTGTTCCACTGAACCATTTTTTAAAGACAGACCCCGAAGTACACTACATAAATTTCGACGTTCGTCCTGAAGACGGTTTCCCATATGAGGATATAGCCAACGGGGAATCATATCAATGGCAATCGATGAAATATGAGGAACATTTCTATTACTACAACGATCAAGTGATTTGGGGCCTTACTGCAAGAATCATCAGAGATTTCATTGATTTAATAAAATAA
- a CDS encoding M14 family zinc carboxypeptidase produces the protein MIKKVISVLLIIVVITLHITDSSVAETSYHIDNPKQTYTYEMMVEDIEKMAKNHPDLITYQSLGKTPYDRDIWAVKLGHGDASIFINGSHHAREWITTNLNMKMIQTYAEAYQNHEQIEEYDVSDVLNRVTIWFVPMVNPDGVALQQKGLDAFPAEVHHELIEMNEGSTDFKRWKANARGVDLNRQYDYEWDNIAVNHEDARWSKHKGKEPFSEKENKIIRQFTNEINAEILISYHSSGRVLYWDYPEKDIRYDDYAKIISGLTGYVLINPEDNPARGTFMRWFVQEFQRPAFTPELSYFVGETHVPVEIFPDIWERNISVPLYAAEQGYTQWSSRVNEHHSTLIYQLFEWIKNILFK, from the coding sequence ATGATCAAAAAAGTAATAAGTGTGCTTTTAATTATTGTTGTTATAACTTTACATATAACTGATAGTTCAGTTGCTGAGACAAGCTATCATATAGACAACCCCAAACAAACCTACACATATGAAATGATGGTCGAAGATATTGAAAAGATGGCTAAAAATCACCCGGACCTTATAACCTATCAATCTCTTGGAAAAACACCATATGATCGTGACATATGGGCGGTCAAATTAGGTCACGGTGATGCTTCTATTTTCATTAATGGCTCTCATCATGCTAGAGAATGGATTACGACCAATCTAAATATGAAAATGATTCAGACGTATGCTGAGGCTTACCAAAATCACGAGCAAATTGAAGAATACGATGTAAGTGATGTTTTAAATCGAGTGACCATATGGTTCGTTCCTATGGTGAATCCTGACGGGGTTGCCCTTCAGCAAAAGGGATTAGATGCATTTCCTGCAGAAGTACATCATGAGCTGATTGAAATGAATGAAGGTAGTACGGATTTCAAACGATGGAAAGCCAATGCTAGAGGAGTCGATTTAAACCGACAATATGACTACGAGTGGGACAATATTGCTGTTAATCATGAAGATGCTCGGTGGTCGAAACATAAAGGTAAGGAACCATTCAGTGAAAAGGAAAACAAAATCATTCGTCAGTTCACTAACGAGATAAATGCTGAAATTCTTATCTCATACCATAGTTCTGGACGTGTCTTATATTGGGATTATCCAGAGAAAGATATAAGATATGACGATTATGCAAAAATTATAAGTGGTTTAACGGGATATGTATTGATCAACCCAGAAGATAACCCAGCCAGAGGGACTTTCATGAGATGGTTCGTCCAAGAATTCCAAAGACCCGCGTTCACTCCAGAGTTGAGCTATTTCGTAGGGGAAACACATGTGCCTGTTGAAATATTTCCTGACATTTGGGAAAGGAATATTTCAGTTCCTTTGTATGCAGCTGAGCAAGGATATACACAATGGTCATCCAGAGTGAACGAGCATCATTCTACACTTATCTACCAACTATTTGAATGGATTAAAAATATCTTGTTCAAATAA
- a CDS encoding ATP-dependent helicase yields MQTSEQFFQQKKELLGVELNEVQKEAVLSTDGPLLLLASPGSGKTTTIIMRIGYMIEQKRVSPARIKAVTFSRASAKDMEERYTSFFPHLEPVDFSTIHSLAFKIFREYFYKNNQSYQLIEGNDVPQGLHKRIILRNLYYSFHDENITEDQLEELMIYVSFLKNKLIPKDNRSTVKCDVPEALQIFEQYEEQKRTYSNKLLVDYDDMLTFANKLLSQDIEILTKYQRLYDYVLTDESQDTSLVQHKIIEKLVAKHENLCVVADDDQSIYTWRAAEPSYLLNFQHVYPQAKTLFMEQNYRSSKDIVTVANRFIKRNKNRYNKNMFTENPPHEPVQLHKMANYGEQTCHVVQTISSGHTYRDFAILYRNNASSVILIDALDKADIPFYIKDSDLRFFSHWVVRDILNFMRFSYDLSRVDIFERIFSKLGVYISRQQLDHIKGSHKKYTVIDSLLKFSGIDQKHQEKLKRQQEYFRNFHNKSPREVIKTIREDMGYEEVLKKLSKKLGFNFDGLREIIRILEVIAQQSGTMVEFAKRLNHLESLVKQSKDNKHLDAVTLSTLHSSKGLEFEHVFMIDLIRGIIPSESDLEASEKGEKEQIEEAVRLFYVGMTRARRKLELISYHRKFSLHVLSSEFFKDVKRIVNPPQEKDRADKYSFAEESKAKLPKNPNAVKSIGELSPGMEIKHRVFGTGEIMIIDDDIISVQFPTYQKELSISTCLELGLIEPV; encoded by the coding sequence ATGCAAACATCCGAACAATTTTTTCAGCAAAAGAAAGAACTACTAGGCGTAGAATTAAATGAGGTTCAGAAAGAGGCGGTTCTCTCGACTGATGGTCCACTACTTCTTTTAGCTTCACCTGGTTCTGGTAAAACGACCACGATCATCATGAGAATCGGTTACATGATCGAACAGAAGCGCGTAAGTCCGGCCAGAATCAAAGCGGTAACATTTAGTCGTGCCTCTGCTAAAGATATGGAAGAGCGATATACAAGTTTCTTTCCTCATTTAGAACCGGTAGATTTTTCTACAATACATAGCTTAGCCTTTAAAATTTTTCGTGAGTATTTTTATAAAAATAATCAGTCGTATCAATTGATTGAGGGGAATGATGTACCTCAGGGCTTACATAAAAGAATAATCCTTAGAAACCTTTATTATTCTTTTCATGATGAGAATATTACTGAAGATCAACTGGAAGAATTGATGATTTATGTCAGTTTCTTAAAAAACAAACTTATACCTAAGGACAATCGATCGACCGTCAAGTGTGATGTGCCAGAAGCATTACAAATTTTCGAGCAGTATGAAGAGCAGAAGAGAACGTATTCGAATAAGTTGCTTGTTGATTACGATGACATGCTGACTTTTGCAAATAAGCTCCTATCGCAAGATATCGAGATTCTAACTAAGTATCAAAGGCTGTATGATTATGTGCTGACCGACGAAAGCCAAGATACATCTCTCGTACAGCATAAGATTATTGAGAAACTCGTAGCGAAGCATGAGAATCTGTGTGTAGTAGCTGACGATGACCAGTCAATTTACACTTGGAGGGCGGCAGAACCTTCTTACTTGTTAAATTTCCAGCATGTATATCCACAGGCAAAAACTTTGTTTATGGAACAAAACTATCGTTCCTCAAAGGACATCGTGACAGTTGCTAATCGATTCATTAAGAGAAACAAAAATCGTTACAACAAAAATATGTTTACAGAGAACCCACCCCATGAACCGGTTCAATTACATAAAATGGCCAACTACGGGGAACAGACATGCCACGTTGTACAAACGATTAGCTCAGGTCATACATACCGTGACTTTGCAATTTTGTACAGGAATAATGCCTCTTCAGTTATCTTGATTGATGCTCTAGATAAGGCAGACATCCCTTTTTATATCAAGGATTCTGATCTTCGCTTCTTCAGCCATTGGGTGGTCAGGGATATCTTGAATTTCATGCGTTTTTCTTATGACTTATCACGAGTCGATATTTTTGAGCGTATTTTTTCCAAGTTAGGCGTATATATTTCAAGACAACAATTGGATCATATTAAAGGAAGCCACAAGAAATATACAGTTATTGATTCTCTTCTGAAGTTTTCAGGAATTGATCAGAAGCATCAAGAAAAATTGAAGAGGCAGCAAGAATATTTCCGTAATTTCCATAATAAAAGTCCGAGGGAAGTTATCAAGACCATTCGTGAAGATATGGGGTATGAAGAGGTTTTGAAAAAGTTGAGTAAAAAGCTTGGATTCAATTTCGATGGGTTAAGGGAGATCATTCGAATTCTAGAAGTAATTGCTCAGCAATCCGGTACGATGGTTGAATTTGCAAAACGTTTGAACCATTTAGAATCGCTAGTCAAACAATCTAAAGATAATAAACATCTGGATGCCGTGACGCTTTCTACCTTACATAGTTCAAAAGGGTTGGAATTTGAGCATGTCTTCATGATTGATTTGATTAGAGGTATCATCCCCTCAGAATCGGATTTAGAGGCGTCAGAAAAGGGTGAGAAAGAACAGATAGAAGAAGCTGTTCGCTTATTTTATGTAGGAATGACACGCGCAAGAAGAAAGCTAGAACTGATCTCCTATCATCGGAAATTCAGTTTACATGTATTATCTTCAGAGTTTTTCAAAGATGTGAAGCGCATTGTTAACCCTCCACAAGAAAAAGATAGAGCTGACAAATATTCATTTGCAGAGGAATCTAAAGCTAAATTACCGAAAAATCCAAATGCCGTCAAAAGTATAGGCGAACTTAGTCCAGGGATGGAAATTAAACATCGAGTGTTTGGAACAGGTGAAATCATGATTATTGATGATGACATTATATCTGTTCAATTTCCTACATATCAAAAAGAATTGTCAATTTCGACGTGTCTTGAACTTGGATTGATTGAGCCAGTATAG
- a CDS encoding glycine betaine ABC transporter substrate-binding protein: MKNLKKLFPIILLGILLLLAACGGDDQSGEGESNEGDNEAQEDKGSISIGMNNWAENVAVSNMWKIVLEEKGYDVSLEPVEKAILYEGLKNGDLDIGMEIWLPNTDQAFYEDFKEDIDWREEWYEGTDLALVVPSYVEDVNSIEDLNEHADKFESEIYGIDPGSSIMGLTEDVIADYGLEYELIGSSEPSMLAELQNRIDSEEPIVVTLWKPHWTFSEMDLKILEDPKNIYGDSENISYAARLGLEEDHPEVVEWFDNFMLNDDQLGSLMASLNEADSEQEGAQNWIDENQDLIDEWTGGSE; the protein is encoded by the coding sequence ATGAAGAATCTTAAAAAATTGTTCCCTATTATATTACTAGGGATCTTGTTACTACTCGCCGCCTGTGGTGGAGACGATCAATCAGGAGAAGGCGAAAGCAATGAAGGAGATAATGAGGCACAAGAAGATAAGGGCTCAATCTCTATCGGTATGAATAATTGGGCAGAGAACGTCGCTGTATCAAACATGTGGAAAATCGTGTTAGAAGAAAAAGGTTATGATGTATCGTTAGAGCCTGTAGAAAAGGCAATACTTTATGAAGGGCTTAAGAATGGAGATTTAGATATTGGAATGGAAATTTGGTTGCCTAATACGGACCAAGCTTTCTATGAAGATTTTAAAGAAGATATCGATTGGCGAGAAGAGTGGTACGAGGGTACAGATCTAGCGCTTGTTGTACCATCTTATGTGGAAGATGTTAATAGCATCGAAGATTTGAATGAGCATGCTGACAAATTTGAATCTGAGATTTACGGAATCGATCCTGGATCAAGTATTATGGGATTAACTGAAGATGTCATTGCTGACTACGGTCTTGAATATGAATTGATTGGATCATCTGAGCCTAGCATGTTAGCTGAACTCCAGAACCGTATAGATAGCGAAGAACCAATCGTGGTGACTCTTTGGAAGCCACACTGGACGTTTTCTGAAATGGATCTAAAAATTCTTGAGGACCCTAAAAATATCTATGGGGATTCTGAGAACATTTCATACGCAGCACGTTTAGGTCTTGAAGAAGATCATCCAGAAGTCGTTGAATGGTTTGATAATTTCATGTTAAATGATGATCAGTTAGGTAGCTTGATGGCTTCGTTGAATGAAGCTGATTCTGAGCAAGAAGGCGCCCAAAACTGGATTGATGAAAACCAAGATTTGATTGACGAATGGACAGGCGGTTCTGAATAA
- a CDS encoding NUDIX hydrolase produces MDSTFYLENNIVFNYRVAAVMIEKGYVLIHKQTKDNHWALPGGRVEVLEDSQSSVKRELKEELNVEVKIDQLLWFSENFFEYKKRNFHELGLFYKVSPVKGSFDYDLEPFYGEEGEHVTYQWVPIAEIDKILLYPEFLQSALKNLPETPEQVISGGYEIKSKQL; encoded by the coding sequence ATGGACTCAACTTTTTATTTAGAGAACAATATCGTATTCAATTATCGTGTTGCAGCAGTAATGATCGAGAAAGGTTATGTTTTAATACATAAGCAAACGAAAGATAATCATTGGGCTCTACCGGGTGGAAGAGTGGAAGTATTAGAGGATTCTCAATCAAGTGTTAAACGTGAATTGAAAGAAGAGTTAAATGTTGAAGTGAAGATCGATCAACTCCTATGGTTCTCCGAAAATTTCTTTGAGTATAAGAAGCGTAATTTTCATGAACTAGGCCTATTTTACAAAGTTTCACCGGTAAAAGGGTCATTTGACTATGATCTTGAACCTTTTTATGGGGAAGAAGGGGAGCATGTTACTTATCAATGGGTTCCTATTGCGGAAATAGATAAGATTTTATTATATCCTGAATTTTTGCAGTCTGCTTTGAAGAATTTACCTGAAACACCTGAACAAGTCATTTCAGGTGGATATGAAATCAAGAGTAAACAGTTATGA